The Sporosarcina sp. Te-1 DNA window CAAAAATACAATGAATTAGATTCAGCCGATGACATGATTAAGGCTATGCATAATGGTTTTGAAGAATATAAGACTTATATTCTATCTTTATCTGAGGTGGATTTTCTGTCAAAAAAGACAAAACCATTTTATCTTGAAGAAGGTGAAATTCAAGTACACTGGCTCGTAGAGGAAGTTTCTCATTTATTTCATCACCGCGGCCAATTTTTCACTTATTTAAAGCAGCTTGGCTATGATGTGACGATGTTCGATCTTTATGTTTGATTGAAGTATAGGGTAGATGGAGTTGAATAGGACTTGAACAAGCAAAAAATTTTATGTGAACGTCTGAAAAGGCAAGGATTTGTGAATCCGCTCAAGGATAGCAGAGATACGGAGGCGTATGAGCAGTTATTTCGTTTATTGCAGCCCGTTGCTCCCGTATTTAATAGTCGTCCGGGCAGTCCTCCAAAGCTGGTACATAGGACTGATTTTAATGATTCCATGGTGTCGGCGAACTTGCGTGAACAACATAGACTGGTGAAAGGTCGTTTTCAGGGTGGTCGAATCGGATATGTGCTGGAGGAGGATTTAAGTCTTTATGGTACCGTCTTCCGAAAACCAATGCAAAAAACATCATTATTTCATGAAGAAGTAATTTCAATGATTCAAAATTCCGGTGGTATTTCAAAAGATCAACTGAAAGAAGATTTGCCTTTTAAGGCCAAAGACGTTATGGCGGCACTAAAAAGGATGCAAGAAGCGTTTTTGGTCTATGAATCGCAAGTTGATACCGATTGGAATACAGGCTGGTTTGACTTTAAAACGGAATGGCCTGGAATAGAACTGCATGATGACCCAGCGGAAGCGGTTTCTGAAATGTTGCTGCGATTTTTGGATGCTGTTGTATTTGCTACCTTGGATCAAGTGAGAAGCTGGTCCGAATTAAGGCTAAAAACGATCCAACATTCTTTGGATTCCTTAATGGAACGTGGAGAGATTATTAGAACAGAAATTAATGGTCTTGGGGAAGGCTATATGCAAACGAATGATCTCTATTTGTCTGATGAAGAAATCAAGCCGTCTATTTTTGTTCTAGATAAATCAGATTTTCTAGTAAGGGTGTATTTGAATCAGTTAAAATCTATGTTCAGTGAAAGGAAAGTCCTGCAATATATTTTGATTGATGGTGAGTTTAAGGGGGCAGTCATTGGACATTGGCGTATCGGACCTCATGATGTTGAGGATATCGAGCTTTGCCTTGAACAAGAAGAAGCAGAGATGAGAAAACAAGAAATTATTGCAGCAGTACGAGACATTTATTCCAGAGAAACAACTTCTATTCTTAAGTTTAAAGGTGAACCTCTTCTTGACGTTGAAAGGCGCTTATGAGTGGATGGTTTACTTATCTAGAAGACGTAATCGATTAATCTTCTGAATTCTGATGTTGTCTAATACAAGCTTTCTCTAAGGAACTAAAATGCATCACGCTTAGTTAAACTACGACGCTAGAATAGCTAGTTAAGTAATAAAAAGCCTGA harbors:
- a CDS encoding DinB family protein gives rise to the protein MNAVEILRNELIAELQLGIRSMEGLLRKVQEKDWQYQPADNMRSLKDLAQHIISIPEADLYIFQGRDQEAIQKIEQKYNELDSADDMIKAMHNGFEEYKTYILSLSEVDFLSKKTKPFYLEEGEIQVHWLVEEVSHLFHHRGQFFTYLKQLGYDVTMFDLYV
- a CDS encoding DNA glycosylase AlkZ-like family protein; this translates as MNKQKILCERLKRQGFVNPLKDSRDTEAYEQLFRLLQPVAPVFNSRPGSPPKLVHRTDFNDSMVSANLREQHRLVKGRFQGGRIGYVLEEDLSLYGTVFRKPMQKTSLFHEEVISMIQNSGGISKDQLKEDLPFKAKDVMAALKRMQEAFLVYESQVDTDWNTGWFDFKTEWPGIELHDDPAEAVSEMLLRFLDAVVFATLDQVRSWSELRLKTIQHSLDSLMERGEIIRTEINGLGEGYMQTNDLYLSDEEIKPSIFVLDKSDFLVRVYLNQLKSMFSERKVLQYILIDGEFKGAVIGHWRIGPHDVEDIELCLEQEEAEMRKQEIIAAVRDIYSRETTSILKFKGEPLLDVERRL